From Macrobrachium rosenbergii isolate ZJJX-2024 chromosome 22, ASM4041242v1, whole genome shotgun sequence, the proteins below share one genomic window:
- the LOC136850325 gene encoding uncharacterized protein encodes MFPSTCQNVPVIYPCDSEYSQEHYLEKQIDLVNSPMPNFNHGQLKASTLISNVTSANTRNADLLQTYVPNHNYLPVWDESFANSSSTHSDSFETSFPFPGTSSQQMYDDRWSGSSSHQGETVDDITTWSLDTIKEVASAVEATTYDNQTTTTRLDLAPRSYGSHVRTGYEEERRMCGGQIPSSQRQTAFEDADPSGISCGFKKKRKTKLYQLGPQDDKKLETKRLRALQAHNYRERKEHNERQALIKIRTVEREICSLKKEKEDRRFTVSVLEAQLSRLELESEQQEGDIPRDAFSDGCSAQS; translated from the exons ATGTTTCCCTCGACTTGTCAAAATGTCCCTGTCATATACCCTTGTGATTCCGAATATTCACAAGAGCACTATTTAGAGAAGCAAATCGATTTAGTGAATTCACCAATGCCAAACTTTAATCATGGTCAGTTAAAAGCTTCCACCCTTATCAGCAACGTTACTTCAGCAAATACTCGAAATGCAGATTTACTGCAAACATATGTCCCTAATCATAATTATCTTCCAGTATGGGATGAAAGTTTTGCAAACAGTAGTAGCACGCATAGCGATAGCTTTGAAACTTCGTTCCCTTTTCCTGGAACCTCCAGTCAACAAATGTATGATGACCGTTGGTCAGGAAGTTCTTCACATCAGGGAGAAACAGTTGATGACATTACTACCTGGTCTTTGGATACCATCAAAGAGGTAGCTTCAGCTGTTGAGGCCACAACTTATGACAATCAGACAACTACCACGCGGTTGGATCTTGCTCCAAGGTCATATGGGTCACACGTTAGGACCGGATACGAAGAAGAGCGGCGGATGTGTGGTGGACAAATACCCAGCAGTCAGAGGCAGACAGCCTTCGAAGATGCTGACCCATCGGGCATCTCATGTGGCtttaaaaagaagaggaaaaccaaGCTGTATCAGTTAGGACCGCAAGACGACAAGAAGTTAGAGACCAAGCGACTAAGAGCCTTACAGGCTCACAACTAtcgagaaagaaaagaacacaaTGAGCGGCAAGCCCTAATTAAGATAAGAACGGTGGAACGTGAAATCTGTAGTcttaagaaggagaaagaagacagACGATTTACAGTCAGTGTCTTGGAAGCCCAGCTCTCAAGACTTGAGTTAGAAAGTGAACAACAGGAAGGAGACATTCCTCGAGACGCTTTTTCAG ATGGATGCAGTGCTCAGTCATAG